GCGAAGAGGACGAGGGACTACTCCGATGTACGGATCTAACATTTACATTCTTTCCTTTTGGATTATATTTTAAcagaaaatttatgtttttaatttatgatttcgttttttttatttaatgcaGGAGGAGATCGGATGTTCATCAGCTCAAGAGTCAAACTTTGCTCCTCCGTTGAAGCGACCGTCAAGAGATGAACTCGCGTTTAAATCAACGGCTGAGATTAACTCTCTAGTCAGATTAGAAGGAGAGAGAGTGTTGGAACGGCGCCGTTGATTCGTCTCCTTCATCGTCGGCTTCTCTCATCTCTGCGATGAGAAGAGGTCTCTCAGCCGTTGATTCTCCATCTTTTTCTTTGGTAAAATCACTACCGTCCATTTCTTAAATTCTAACAGTACTTGTTATAGTGAGGAAGTTGCGTCTTGTTTGTCGTACAAATTCAGTTTTAAACATTTGTATTTGATCTATTAATGCCATTTATatcgttgatttttttttttgtctttgtaaCTGATTTGGATTTGCATGTTTAttagatttgaaattttatattttagttataagtTTTTGGCTCTATTAAATTAGATGATACTATGGTTCAGACTTCAGAGGAATGATGGAGACTGGTGACAAATGGACATATATGTGATTGTGGTTTGCTTTGTAATGTCGACCACTCAAAAATAAAACTGTAGGGACtacataaaagaaattatatgaatttaagatttttttagaaGTCTTATGGGTCCTGAATTCGCCGAGAACATTGAACCTGTCATATCTGTCGAAGTCTGCAAACTGTTTTCAATGGTCCTTTGAAGATAATGCCATTCCCATGTTTGCTTACCTCCTACCTTGAGTTGAGATTATCTCGCCACATGATCTCATCTTTGTATGTTACAGTACTTTGGATAAATAGTCTTTTTGAGAAAATTGGATAAATAGTTTACGCCTTCCTTTCTTGTGCTTTGGTTGTATATAGGAAAAATACTCGGAtccttactttttttttttttttttttttttgaaacacactcGGATCCTTCCAAAACACTTTTTTAACTTTGTTTAAGCAAATTAAATTCTATGCTTAGTGAGAATGGTGTGGGGGTTGGACCGTTGCAGTGTCTTGTCAAATTATTTATTGGTTATATGATTATAGAAACATGTGGTTCTCATAAATATTACAATTAGTTAGTGTCATTTCCAAACTATAGaatgatattttagtttataaggAGGTATTTTTAAATTCgttcttttgtttcttataCGGTATATTCGaaacttaacatatataaaaaagtttCTCTCTCAGCTCTGTTCCCTTTCTAAACTCCGACACAGAGGAGAGAAAAAACTTTGGGTTTGGTTCGCCGGATCTTTTTCGGTCTAGTTGTTTTCCGTTCATCGAGCTTTAACTCTGGGAAGAAGAAATTTTTCCAGTTCTTCTTCGCTGGCTTTTATTTCCGGAAGGCGTTTGTTTCGCTTTCTCTGGCTTACTCCGATTCTGTCCGATCAAGACTTTTTGTGCTTTTTTTTGCTCAATTGACTCTCGAATCTCACATTTGTGATTCAATTGATGTCGATTTGACTATCCTTGGTCCCAAGTGATGAAAGAGGATGAGTTGGATGCGGTTCTTCGTTTAGTGGTGGTTTCGTTAGCTCTATAGGAGATCTCGAGATAGTTTCGATATAGCTCTCCGTTGAAGTGTCCAGGCGAAACAGATGGGTGAGATGGTCTCAGACTCCAGCGTAATCCGGCGAAACTACAGGTGGTTTCGTCTTCGCCGACGATGTCTTCTCGGTGTCGAGTCACGGTGATGTGACCATGTGACGCGTATCTATGGAAGGAGTGGGCTTCAACACGTGGGCGTCTACACGCATTTTCAAGACGAATGGAGTAGGTTGGCGCCAATCGTTAACGGATTGGGCTTGGCCCAATATTTCCTTTCTTTAGTTTGGTCCTTTTGTTTTGGGCTTTTTGTTTGTAGTTGTATTCTTTTTGGGTTTAGTCacttaataaaaaatagatggcaaaaaaaaaaattcaaaacttaaccgcattatttaacaaaaagaaaaacaaaacatgcATTATAAATTGATATCAGAAAGTAACAAAAAGATTTGTTGGGAAACTCGGTGGCTTTCACAATCAGAAGCAGATGACTATCGTCATTCGTCAAGCTTTAGTCCATAGTTTGCAAAAGTCAAACTGAGAGCCTAATGGACCGGTCTATGGTATACGTTGAGTTTGACAATTAGTTTAACCTTACACTAACTAAACACAACCTAACACTCGTTCAACCATAATGTAGGGAACACTTACACGACATCATTTGTTTATTTAAGCGATATAATTCAAAACTGAAACAGGAGACGAAACTTGtcttttgaataattagaactGGATCAATTATATCAACACACGCCAGAGTAATCCCAAACAACTTTTTACCCGGGGTAGACCAGTATAAATAACTTGGTTAAGTTTGAAAAAAGAAGCTATATAGCAGATGATCGTCGATCTTTTGGTGATAGATATCACAGCaattgaagatgaaaatcataatcctaaaaggatttttttttttttaatgttagtAGCAATTTCATTGTTTTAATGCAAAAATCATACATACGAgtcaataatatataaaaaagacactgaagaaataataaattcaGAGGAGATTCCAGGGACTTGATGATTGCAAAAGATAGCACAAAACACACAACACACACTCCTCTGCACAACTCTGCTTGAAACCCTTTGTTTCCATCCAACCTGCGAATTTCAAAATAATCAGAccacaaaaaagagagaaatgatCGATAGAGAGTACTCCTCACAAGGTGGTTTCTTAGTCGAAAAGGTAGCGTTCATATTTACCTTGCAAGAGGGTGAATCCAATGAGATACTAAGGCGCACTACTCATCTGTAAAAGAAAGATGAACTAATTCTTATCTCTTTAAATAGTCAAATCACATGCAGCGATGATATTGAACAGGCAACTTGTGACAACCCATGATGAAGTAGTTAAGCTTAATGTCAGTTTTCCTTCTACAACTGTAAACTTGAAAGAGCTCAAAATAGATTCTAAAGAGCACACACACATGTGGAATCACTGGATCAATCAACCAACGAccatcaataatattttttttaaaaaatctaggCTTTCTCAATCTCATACCTGTTTCGCAGCACTCTGCCTACAGATATGATGTGTATAACCAGAGAGAAGACTGTCTACttaataaataacttttttttttctacccTGGACAATTTTTCAGAAACTAAAAGTAAAACTACCCTGATTTTTACATTTCAGATTACAGGTAAAACAATGTACAACATTCCGGTAGATGCATGTTTCACTAATTAAAGCTGGAGAGCTCATAAGTTCTCATAAgtttcatttcttcacatctttATCAAGTCAAGAATTGCGATACTTAGCTTAGAGTCAAGTGAACacccaaaaggaaaaaaaaaacatccttGGTGGGCCAAAAGCAATTAACTTTTAAACTAGGAGATTTAAGAATAttcgaataaaaaaaaacacaatatgcGTTAAGCAAAGAAGGGTAAACACCAAAGGGAGGACCAGGAGATAAAGCAGTGTATAATAATCATAAAGTGAGAAAAATTGTTGAAGCTTATACACCACTTGCAGTGCAAATGTGCAATGCTACCTAAACCTAAAGATAATCATCAAAGCGGCTAAGAAAACTCTACACAGCAAAACGGGAAAACAACTACCATTTACCCATTTTTCGATACGAAGGCAGAAAGTTAGATAACAGAGTTCATTCGTAAAAGAAACAACTTCAACAAGATGACACAGAGTGGAACATAACATCACTTTTAACTCTAATTTCTACAATGTAAATCTCTAGAAAGATGTAAGCTTTTCACGTTCCTATCTATGCCAAATATCTCTCAAACGCCTAAAAGCTAACCATAATGCAAAGTCAACGGGAAAAGAATATACCTTTGACGTGTTCATGATGAGCGGAAGCAGCAGCAATCTTAGCCTCATGAGCTTCATCATCCTCGCCATCATCATCCCTCCCCGCCTTCACAGTGACAATAGCTTCCCTCGTACCTCCACCCTCCTCCCCAGGAGCAGCAGGACCGTCACGATCATCAGGATACCTCGCGACAACAACAGGACAAACACAGTGGTGAACACAATAATCACTAACAGAGCCAAGCTTCCCATCGctccctttcttcttctcagcTCCAAACCCTCTGCTCCCCATGATCACAGCGCTCAGATTCAGCCTCTCGATCTCCAAACACAGCCTCTCCCTCATGTCGTGGTCCTTCACTATCTGGATCTTGTGAGGGAACCCCGCCTCCTTCAGGGGCCTCGCGAGATCGGCGACCTTCGAGGACGTGAAGGCGTCGAAATCCTCCTGGGAGGGGTGGTTGGGAGGAGGAGGGGACTGGAGGGGGAGGGGGCCCCAGTCGGCGCCGAAGAGGACGGAGGTGGGGGAGACGTGGAGGATGACGACGGCGTCTCCGGGGCGGATGTAGTGATCGACGGCCCAGCGGACGGCGAAGGCGCTTTCTTCGGAGAGGTCAACGGCGACTCCGATTTTACGGCGGGCGCCGGCGGTGGGGGTGGGGGTGGCGGCGGAGGGGGTGGAGGAGGAGTGGTGGTGGGAGTGGCGAGGGGAGGAAGGGTGGTGGATCTTGATGTTGGGGAGGTGAGGGTAATCGGAATCTGGAttcattgattcttcttcttgctttaaacaaattatagaaagttttgattttttcaatcgaagaagaagagaagagaaccgTGTAATATTAGTACCgttttaagtttaatttaatttaattttagatttaatgttcTTTAATGCTAATTTGTTGGATAATGGATATACTGAATTTTCAAAGAAGTTGATTTAATACGAGTAGGGAACGTGCCGAGCAGCTGCTGAGTGAGGAGGAAGTTCAGGGAATGCAGTTTCTATTTTGATGGGCCGTGATTTTTATATTAATGGCCCAATATAGCATGTTTTGGTGCAAAAGGTTTTACATTTGCGGACACATGCAATATGAAACCGTAGATTACTGCTGTTCCATGAGTTTAACTATTTGTAATTGTAATGCATGGATGTTTACGAATAACTGTATTTCTCAATACACACACAAATCTACCAGACTACCATAAACAATGTTGATTACttgtttttatatgtatataatattcaAGAACAAATTTACATGTAGTACATAACTATTTTACTCAACTGCACTGCAATTTTCTATAGGTTTTGCATATAACCTGCGATAGTTATTAGTTTAAGATATTATGAAAATCAAACCTTATCTAAAGTACAACAACGTTTAAATCTTTGATTAAAACCATCGGACCAAGGGCTTAAACTAGTTGTACTTTTGTATAGATGACCAAATAAACGTATATAAAGCAGACCAAATCCGAATTATATTTGGAgctttttaaatttaaactactatatatttgtttgaataacaaacacttttacatTTTCTTGATCGGAAACAAAGCTGTACAACCTATATTTTATGCAAATATCATAGTGAAAAAACTATAGTGAAGAGCAATTTGATATGTTTATCTCATCAAATTAACAAGAATCAGATAATATAAGTACTTAAACCGAGGAGTAGGTGATAAATGAATCATGACATCATCATTGCCTAACTAAAGAAACACAAAATGGATCCAAGCCCCAAGAGATCTGAAACagcttaagagagagagagaagtttcATGACACAACTAAGGAAGAGATCACAGAACAAATGTCTGAGTGTTTAGGTTAAAATCTCATAATAAACAACCGAAAGGGTAATCAAAAAGCTGAATCATTCTTTGATTCACACTTCAGATGCATACACCAAAAaatcggtttgttttttttccttctgtTTCATACTTTCTTCTACTTCattataacaaaaagaaaaaaagacgaTTTGTTTAACATAGATAGAAAGAGAAAGagcaaaaaattaataacatttaaaGCTTCAAGGACAGATCGATAGTGGATGATGTAGTATTAGGACTGCAATCACCTACTGATGTAGCCACTGGAAACGAGTTTCCTTGGAAATCATCGTATTTCCCCGGGAAAAACTCGTACTCCTTCACACCTCTTGTTCCGTTCCTAGGGTTTAAGCTACCAAACTCCTCCATTGCTCCCTAAACCCaccattaaattaataataataatacaccAAATAAGATCAACAATCATATCTAACATacacatatttatataaatatgtacaAAATGGACTTATTACCGTGAGATTTGTCGCCTCGTTGAAGTACGGATTCATGGAAGCAGAAACTGGAGCTGATCTGGCGATTCGTTGATCATAAAAGAAGCCTTGGCTCCTCTGATCATCGTAGCCGTTcattggaggaggaggaggaggaatcaTCATTGTGTATTTCGAAAACCCACCACCGTTGGATCTCACCACATTTTGATCTCCGTCCAAACGTTTCTTCTACACATAATAAATCAAAACCCTTGAAAATGTCAAAACCATTTTATAAATCAACGTATTAATCTTTTAGATAAAAAAGATCAAACCTTGAAGCACGTGTCACAGTGATTACTGGAGGCGTTATACATTTGAGGATTTGGGATTGAAGAGAGCTCATGAGTAGATGTCTCAACAAAACCCCAAGGAGAACAAACCGGGTCGATCACGATCTGACCCGACCCGGCTCCTCCACCGCAAAGGAACCTGCTTCGAGTATACCCTCCAAGAGAGGTGTTTGTGGGCCCACCACCGTAGCTTGGAAAGCCTTGTAGCACAACACCTCGGTCGGGTAAGACCGGTAATAAACGGTTGGCGTTAGGGCTCGCAGCTGACGTGTCTCCTTCTCCTCCGGCGACGacagttttcttcttctcttcctcagcTATGACTCGCTCGAGCTTAGCCACGCCCATTCCTCTCAGCGTCGGTTTCTTCTGGTTTTGCTGACCTGTCTTCGATCCAGGTTTCCGACCACGGCTCTTCTTCGGCGGCTCTGTCCGGATCTCGCCGTTGACAAGCTGGTAAGTGTTTCTGAGAAGCTCGTTTGGGTTTCTGACGGAGTTTTGGTCTGTTGACATGAAGGAGAGAGAAGTGTTTTGGTCTGTTGACATGAAGGAGAGAGAAGTAGCCATTGATGATGATCACTGAGAGAGAGCTTTCTTGTTAGAGAGAGAAGTGAAGAGAGAAAAGGCAAATAGGTTTAAGTGTGTGTATCTTGTTTCTGCTCTCTCTTTTAATGTGTCTTgtgtatatatctttttttgggTTCATAATATACTTAAAGCAAGCAAAGTACTTacctttgttttttgtttttctgttaTTTCCAGGTACTATATGAGGATAATTAAAACGTAtctttttttaccttttaacttcttattcttaCCCCCCTATACTTAAAAgcctttttaaattcaaaaaaagaTAAGTAGAAGCTTTTCTTTATTTACTTTCTTACTTTTATAGTTAACCAGATATAATTATTCCTTTTGCCCTTGTATACATTTCTAACTTACGTGTGTAAACTAATGTTACATGTGTCCGTAAATGGGTTTAATGCAATCACTAATCCACTATCTCTATAACTAGAGTATTATGTTTGTATTTGACTTTTAATCAATGGAATGGAATAAGTGATTTAAATATGAGAGAGTTCGTAACTGAAACTTACCGTATGTTATAGCACGAATGCATGATTGATTGATGCTGAGCATGCATTGGATTGAGTAGGAAAAATTCAACAAAATAGTATGGTAATTTGACTTTGTTTCGCATCTACCCCCATTAAACGGTGCACCCCTCTTTCAATAATCCTCATTCCTCACTTCTTTATTTATTAAC
The Brassica napus cultivar Da-Ae chromosome A1, Da-Ae, whole genome shotgun sequence DNA segment above includes these coding regions:
- the LOC106445808 gene encoding universal stress protein PHOS34 produces the protein MNPDSDYPHLPNIKIHHPSSPRHSHHHSSSTPSAATPTPTAGARRKIGVAVDLSEESAFAVRWAVDHYIRPGDAVVILHVSPTSVLFGADWGPLPLQSPPPPNHPSQEDFDAFTSSKVADLARPLKEAGFPHKIQIVKDHDMRERLCLEIERLNLSAVIMGSRGFGAEKKKGSDGKLGSVSDYCVHHCVCPVVVARYPDDRDGPAAPGEEGGGTREAIVTVKAGRDDDGEDDEAHEAKIAAASAHHEHVKDE
- the LOC106375906 gene encoding protein SPOROCYTELESS translates to MATSLSFMSTDQNTSLSFMSTDQNSVRNPNELLRNTYQLVNGEIRTEPPKKSRGRKPGSKTGQQNQKKPTLRGMGVAKLERVIAEEEKKKTVVAGGEGDTSAASPNANRLLPVLPDRGVVLQGFPSYGGGPTNTSLGGYTRSRFLCGGGAGSGQIVIDPVCSPWGFVETSTHELSSIPNPQMYNASSNHCDTCFKKKRLDGDQNVVRSNGGGFSKYTMMIPPPPPPMNGYDDQRSQGFFYDQRIARSAPVSASMNPYFNEATNLTGAMEEFGSLNPRNGTRGVKEYEFFPGKYDDFQGNSFPVATSVGDCSPNTTSSTIDLSLKL